The proteins below come from a single Vanacampus margaritifer isolate UIUO_Vmar chromosome 10, RoL_Vmar_1.0, whole genome shotgun sequence genomic window:
- the LOC144059483 gene encoding cysteine-rich and transmembrane domain-containing protein 1, which produces MNPDQPPPYPGPSAPVYPAQGQPYAPQGYPPQGYPVNMQQPNPNYPSYPPGPMGAGGPYPGPGQPPYQGHGYDGQPQYGWQGGPPPGPMYGEAPKNTVYMVEDRRRENSSETCLTACWTALCCCCLWDMLT; this is translated from the exons ATGAATCCAGACCAGCCCCCTCCGTACCCAGGCCCATCGGCTCCAGTCTACCCTGCCCAGGGCCAGCCCTATGCGCCTCAGGGTTATCCTCCACAAGGGTACCCTGTAAACATGCAGCAGCCTAATCCAAATTACCCAAGCTACCCTCCTGGGCCTATGGGAGCCGGGGGCCCCTATCCAGGGCCAGGACAGCCACCTTATCAAGGTCATGGATATGATGGACAACCCCAATACGGCTGGCAGGGTGGGCCCCCACCAGGACCCATGTATGGAGAAGCTCCTAAAAACACAG TGTACATGGTGGAGGACAGAAGAAGAGAAAACTCTTCGGAAACGTGCCTGACAGCCTGCTGGACAGCCCTTTGTTGCTGCTGTCTGTGGGACATGCTGACATAA
- the eif4ebp3l gene encoding eukaryotic translation initiation factor 4E-binding protein 3-like: MSTNQVKSCPIPTRVLTLKDWSQLPDCYSQTPGGTLFSTTPGGTRIIYDRKFLLDCRNSPIARTPPCCLPQIPGVTCPATHPGSKLQDVKEEVEEEEKDVADDNQFEMDI, from the exons ATGTCGACTAATCAAGTGAAGAGTTGCCCCATTCCCACCAGGGTTCTCACCCTGAAAGACTGGTCTCAACTTCCCGATTGCTACAGCCAGACGCCCGGGGGGACTCTTTTCTCCACTACGCCCGGTG GTACCCGCATCATCTATGACAGGAAGTTTCTCTTGGATTGCAGAAACTCCCCCATTGCACGCACACCCCCATGCTGTCTCCCCCAGATCCCGGGGGTGACGTGCCCTGCTACTCACCCCGGAAGCAAACTGCAGGATGTCAAAGAGGAGgtggaagaggaagaaaaggaCGTTGCAG ATGACAACCAGTTTGAGATGGACATCTAA